A window of the Leishmania mexicana MHOM/GT/2001/U1103 complete genome, chromosome 1 genome harbors these coding sequences:
- a CDS encoding alpha/beta-hydrolase-like protein, which translates to MPRTIITDHKATPPPTPCVTIDKETDVFIITDMQVDFLAPGGSLRVTGGEALLDGINAVSSQLPFRYQIATQDWHPENHCSFVTQGGLWPPHCVQGSEGAQLHPELSTQHINAVIRKGASQDVDSYSAFEDENGVSTGLAGLLHSIGARRVFVCGVAFDFCVFFTAMDAQRYGFSVVLLEDLTAAVDDAARPVRTAELIEAGVVLLKSSALMA; encoded by the coding sequence ATGCCGCGGACGATCATCACTGACCACAaggccacgccgccgccgacgccgtgcGTCACCATTGACAAGGAGACCGATGTGTTCATCATCACCGACATGCAGGTCGACTTCTTGGCACCTGGCGGGTCTCTCCGTGTAACGGGAGGTGAAGCGCTGCTGGATGGCATCAACGCCGTGTCTTCCCAGTTGCCGTTCCGCTACCAAATCGCCACGCAGGACTGGCATCCGGAGAATCATTGTTCCTTCGTCACCCAGGGCGGGCTGTGGCCCCCGCACTGTGTGCAGGGCTCGGAGGGAGCGCAGCTTCACCCAGAGCTCAGCACACAACACATCAACGCCGTTATACGCAAAGGTGCCTCGCAGGATGTGGACAGCTACTCGGCCTTCGAGGATGAGAACGGGGTGTCGACGGGCCTGGCGGGGCTGCTGCACTCCATCGGCGCTCGccgcgtgtttgtgtgcgggGTGGCCTTCGATTTCTGTGTCTTCTTCACCGCAATGGACGCGCAAAGGTATGGATTCAGCgttgtgctgctggaggactTGACGGCCGCCGtggacgacgcggcgcgccCGGTGCGAACAGCGGAGCTAATAGAGGCCGGTGTCGTGCTGCTGAAGAGTTCCGCACTCATGGCGTAA